A single genomic interval of Antechinus flavipes isolate AdamAnt ecotype Samford, QLD, Australia chromosome 1, AdamAnt_v2, whole genome shotgun sequence harbors:
- the CNBP gene encoding CCHC-type zinc finger nucleic acid binding protein isoform X3, producing the protein MSSNECFKCGRSGHWARECPTGGGRGRGMRSRGRGFQFVSSSLPDICYRCGESGHLAKDCDLQEDEACYNCGRGGHIAKDCKEPKREREQCCYNCGKPGHLARDCDHADEQKCYSCGEFGHIQKDCTKVKCYRCGETGHVAINCSKTSEVNCYRCGESGHLARECTIEATA; encoded by the exons ATGAGCAGCAACGAGTGTTTCAAGTGTGGACGCTCTGGCCATTGGGCCCGAGAATGCCCGACTGGAGGAGGCCGTGGCCGAGGAATGCGGAGCCGTGGAAGAG GTTTCCagtttgtttcttcatctcttccaGACATCTGTTACCGTTGTGGTGAGTCTGGTCATCTTGCCAAGGATTGTGATCTTCAGGAGGA TGAAGCCTGCTATAACTGCGGTAGAGGTGGCCACATTGCCAAGGACTGCAAGGAACCGAAGCGGGAGAGAGAGCAGTGCTGCTACAACTGTGGCAAACCCGGCCACTTGGCTCGCGACTGTGACCATGCAGATGAGCAGAAGTGCTATTCGTGTGGAGAGTTTGGGCACATTCAGAAAGATTGCACCAAAGTGAAATGCTATAG gtgTGGTGAAACTGGTCATGTAGCCATCAACTGCAGCAAGACAAGTGAAGTCAACTGTTATCGCTGTGGCGAGTCAGGGCATCTTGCACGGGAATGCACAATTGAGGCTACAgcttaa
- the CNBP gene encoding CCHC-type zinc finger nucleic acid binding protein isoform X4 produces MSSNECFKCGRSGHWARECPTGGGRGRGMRSRGRGFQFVSSSLPDICYRCGESGHLAKDCDLQEDACYNCGRGGHIAKDCKEPKREREQCCYNCGKPGHLARDCDHADEQKCYSCGEFGHIQKDCTKVKCYRCGETGHVAINCSKTSEVNCYRCGESGHLARECTIEATA; encoded by the exons ATGAGCAGCAACGAGTGTTTCAAGTGTGGACGCTCTGGCCATTGGGCCCGAGAATGCCCGACTGGAGGAGGCCGTGGCCGAGGAATGCGGAGCCGTGGAAGAG GTTTCCagtttgtttcttcatctcttccaGACATCTGTTACCGTTGTGGTGAGTCTGGTCATCTTGCCAAGGATTGTGATCTTCAGGAGGATG CCTGCTATAACTGCGGTAGAGGTGGCCACATTGCCAAGGACTGCAAGGAACCGAAGCGGGAGAGAGAGCAGTGCTGCTACAACTGTGGCAAACCCGGCCACTTGGCTCGCGACTGTGACCATGCAGATGAGCAGAAGTGCTATTCGTGTGGAGAGTTTGGGCACATTCAGAAAGATTGCACCAAAGTGAAATGCTATAG gtgTGGTGAAACTGGTCATGTAGCCATCAACTGCAGCAAGACAAGTGAAGTCAACTGTTATCGCTGTGGCGAGTCAGGGCATCTTGCACGGGAATGCACAATTGAGGCTACAgcttaa
- the CNBP gene encoding CCHC-type zinc finger nucleic acid binding protein isoform X1, whose protein sequence is MSSNECFKCGRSGHWARECPTGGGRGRGMRSRGRGGFTSARGFQFVSSSLPDICYRCGESGHLAKDCDLQEDEACYNCGRGGHIAKDCKEPKREREQCCYNCGKPGHLARDCDHADEQKCYSCGEFGHIQKDCTKVKCYRCGETGHVAINCSKTSEVNCYRCGESGHLARECTIEATA, encoded by the exons ATGAGCAGCAACGAGTGTTTCAAGTGTGGACGCTCTGGCCATTGGGCCCGAGAATGCCCGACTGGAGGAGGCCGTGGCCGAGGAATGCGGAGCCGTGGAAGAGGTGGTTTTACCTCAGCGCGAG GTTTCCagtttgtttcttcatctcttccaGACATCTGTTACCGTTGTGGTGAGTCTGGTCATCTTGCCAAGGATTGTGATCTTCAGGAGGA TGAAGCCTGCTATAACTGCGGTAGAGGTGGCCACATTGCCAAGGACTGCAAGGAACCGAAGCGGGAGAGAGAGCAGTGCTGCTACAACTGTGGCAAACCCGGCCACTTGGCTCGCGACTGTGACCATGCAGATGAGCAGAAGTGCTATTCGTGTGGAGAGTTTGGGCACATTCAGAAAGATTGCACCAAAGTGAAATGCTATAG gtgTGGTGAAACTGGTCATGTAGCCATCAACTGCAGCAAGACAAGTGAAGTCAACTGTTATCGCTGTGGCGAGTCAGGGCATCTTGCACGGGAATGCACAATTGAGGCTACAgcttaa
- the CNBP gene encoding CCHC-type zinc finger nucleic acid binding protein isoform X2, whose protein sequence is MSSNECFKCGRSGHWARECPTGGGRGRGMRSRGRGGFTSARGFQFVSSSLPDICYRCGESGHLAKDCDLQEDACYNCGRGGHIAKDCKEPKREREQCCYNCGKPGHLARDCDHADEQKCYSCGEFGHIQKDCTKVKCYRCGETGHVAINCSKTSEVNCYRCGESGHLARECTIEATA, encoded by the exons ATGAGCAGCAACGAGTGTTTCAAGTGTGGACGCTCTGGCCATTGGGCCCGAGAATGCCCGACTGGAGGAGGCCGTGGCCGAGGAATGCGGAGCCGTGGAAGAGGTGGTTTTACCTCAGCGCGAG GTTTCCagtttgtttcttcatctcttccaGACATCTGTTACCGTTGTGGTGAGTCTGGTCATCTTGCCAAGGATTGTGATCTTCAGGAGGATG CCTGCTATAACTGCGGTAGAGGTGGCCACATTGCCAAGGACTGCAAGGAACCGAAGCGGGAGAGAGAGCAGTGCTGCTACAACTGTGGCAAACCCGGCCACTTGGCTCGCGACTGTGACCATGCAGATGAGCAGAAGTGCTATTCGTGTGGAGAGTTTGGGCACATTCAGAAAGATTGCACCAAAGTGAAATGCTATAG gtgTGGTGAAACTGGTCATGTAGCCATCAACTGCAGCAAGACAAGTGAAGTCAACTGTTATCGCTGTGGCGAGTCAGGGCATCTTGCACGGGAATGCACAATTGAGGCTACAgcttaa